A part of Paenibacillus sp. 481 genomic DNA contains:
- a CDS encoding CPBP family intramembrane glutamic endopeptidase, giving the protein MKNKKLKEVIVFFIITIFLSLFVFWGPLALWGIPTIGFKGGAVGPIWAIILFMLGGFVPSITGIILTSVFEGKQQVKPFMKEAFRIKIGFKWASVIVLTAAYFSVSWMVINLASGGHFYYAAFLSVLPTIFPLLILGPLSEEYGWRGFALKRLLNIVSPNMASLIIGVVWSLWHLPLFYIVGTNQHEHQQLFFTFMISITSSCFIYTYIYIKTNQNLFAVVLFHWAYTFFSDVAHSVIIRTDLFNALQFVPALLIGLVFSFLLLRIKPIVKTANASRLQKTEKLHI; this is encoded by the coding sequence ATGAAAAATAAAAAATTAAAAGAGGTTATCGTATTTTTCATCATTACTATTTTCTTAAGTTTATTTGTATTTTGGGGGCCGCTTGCTTTATGGGGAATTCCAACTATCGGCTTTAAAGGTGGGGCAGTTGGACCGATTTGGGCCATTATATTGTTCATGCTAGGAGGCTTTGTCCCTTCGATAACAGGTATCATTCTGACATCTGTTTTTGAAGGTAAACAACAAGTTAAACCATTTATGAAGGAAGCATTTCGGATTAAAATTGGATTTAAGTGGGCTTCGGTTATTGTTCTAACAGCAGCCTATTTTTCTGTATCTTGGATGGTTATCAATTTAGCTTCGGGTGGACACTTTTATTACGCTGCATTTTTGTCTGTACTACCTACTATTTTTCCTTTGCTAATACTAGGCCCCTTATCAGAAGAGTATGGTTGGAGAGGCTTTGCTTTAAAAAGGTTGTTAAACATTGTAAGCCCTAACATGGCGAGTTTAATAATTGGGGTAGTCTGGTCTTTATGGCATTTGCCATTGTTTTATATCGTCGGTACGAATCAGCATGAGCATCAACAGTTATTTTTTACTTTCATGATATCCATTACGAGCAGTTGTTTCATTTATACTTACATCTATATCAAAACAAATCAAAATTTGTTTGCAGTAGTATTATTTCATTGGGCTTACACCTTTTTTTCAGATGTTGCACATAGTGTTATTATAAGGACCGATTTATTTAATGCGCTACAATTTGTACCAGCACTTCTAATTGGACTCGTATTTTCATTTTTGCTGCTTCGGATCAAGCCGATAGTAAAGACTGCCAATGCTAGCAGATTACAAAAGACTGAGAAGTTGCATATATAA
- a CDS encoding TerD family protein, with product MKNTIFLRRKNKTILHNRNSQLDKQVLATGLHHIQSLGYTLSLELLNTVKTLPTIEFVEWCNMITLELRKMLGANKKYTPMYPNFPSQVMSADDSELFLNALIHYLTGLLPSYSKEDTIPLNEQHALKVIDLGTDEEFDELIQHLIQAKTSISEQDKADIEWAICNYEHIEDILPEEIYLKENVGFVVALLIKYDKASINHVKKYVKTATDVLRLITSLSDGDVSLAANTKYIKFKRKERRMLLELLEKCPNLTEDMIRYKQRWIRIGEILHPNEYKHRFHKAREAFDIIRNNKTFETFNSKLEKYLAAKDTYAAVKLLETRSGEFARRLDHLLRISDNPTFVIESFAHVIQACSSPVLLQLIAHFSNRNNDHELRTFFPKGNVAKCVAIENQLAEIDQCSCDELVKRCRAELVNRFSNLTPLGKVYIDRQLHDFNVPFSQRSASKSLHTVARGSKLVIEAGHTIRLFTWWKEGTVNGTPTGRVDIDLSAVMYDEHWNYVEHISYTNLKSSTYRAAHSGDITSAPHGACEFIDLDIDSILKSGGRYVVASLMSFTDQAYCNLPECYVGWMLRDRPKSGEIFEPATVVNKIDVSADTQICIPVILDLAARKVIWSDLALRNHPEYHNNVEGNQQGMVLMGKAMTTIAKPTLYELFHLHALARGVMVDNREEADTVFSVTEGITPYAYETIIAEYL from the coding sequence ATGAAAAATACAATTTTTTTGAGAAGAAAAAATAAAACGATTCTACATAATAGGAATAGTCAACTAGATAAGCAAGTTCTTGCAACGGGCCTGCATCATATTCAGTCTCTGGGCTATACCTTATCATTAGAGTTGCTTAACACGGTTAAGACACTCCCGACCATCGAATTTGTTGAATGGTGCAATATGATTACCCTGGAACTGCGCAAGATGTTAGGCGCTAACAAAAAATACACTCCGATGTATCCTAATTTCCCCTCACAAGTCATGAGTGCAGATGACTCAGAGCTATTTCTTAATGCGCTTATTCACTACCTAACCGGATTGTTACCATCGTATAGCAAGGAAGATACCATCCCATTAAATGAACAACATGCATTAAAAGTCATCGATTTAGGTACGGACGAGGAATTTGACGAGCTTATTCAACACCTCATTCAAGCTAAAACGTCCATTTCAGAACAAGATAAAGCCGACATTGAATGGGCCATTTGCAATTACGAGCATATAGAAGACATTTTACCAGAAGAAATCTATTTAAAAGAAAACGTGGGCTTCGTTGTAGCATTACTAATCAAGTACGATAAAGCATCCATTAATCATGTGAAAAAATACGTGAAGACAGCAACTGATGTATTACGGCTGATTACGTCGTTATCAGATGGTGATGTAAGCCTAGCCGCAAATACGAAATACATAAAGTTCAAACGTAAAGAACGAAGAATGTTATTAGAATTGTTGGAAAAATGTCCGAATCTAACTGAAGATATGATTCGCTATAAGCAGCGTTGGATTAGAATCGGCGAGATCTTGCATCCTAATGAATACAAACATCGATTCCATAAAGCTAGGGAAGCATTTGATATTATACGAAATAATAAAACGTTTGAAACGTTTAACTCAAAATTAGAGAAGTATTTAGCCGCCAAAGATACTTATGCTGCTGTTAAGCTATTAGAGACTCGCTCAGGTGAATTTGCCAGAAGGCTCGATCATTTACTTCGTATAAGTGATAACCCGACTTTTGTAATTGAGTCTTTTGCACATGTGATCCAAGCGTGTTCTTCACCTGTATTGCTGCAACTTATCGCTCATTTTTCGAATCGCAATAACGACCATGAATTACGGACATTTTTCCCAAAAGGAAATGTGGCGAAATGTGTGGCAATTGAAAATCAATTAGCGGAAATTGACCAGTGTTCATGTGATGAGCTTGTAAAAAGGTGCAGAGCGGAGTTAGTGAATCGATTCTCCAATTTAACACCACTGGGTAAAGTTTACATCGATCGTCAGCTTCACGATTTTAATGTTCCATTTTCACAGCGTTCGGCCAGTAAATCGCTTCATACGGTTGCGCGCGGAAGCAAGCTCGTGATCGAAGCGGGACATACGATTCGGTTGTTCACTTGGTGGAAAGAAGGAACAGTAAATGGAACACCAACAGGAAGAGTAGATATTGATTTATCAGCGGTCATGTATGACGAGCACTGGAATTATGTAGAGCATATTTCATATACGAATCTAAAATCGAGCACTTATAGAGCGGCACATAGTGGCGACATTACTTCTGCACCCCATGGTGCTTGTGAGTTTATTGATTTAGATATCGACTCGATATTGAAAAGTGGTGGGCGGTACGTTGTCGCCTCATTGATGTCGTTTACAGATCAAGCTTACTGTAACCTGCCTGAATGTTATGTTGGGTGGATGCTGCGGGATCGCCCGAAGTCTGGTGAAATTTTTGAACCTGCAACGGTTGTGAACAAGATTGATGTATCTGCGGATACACAAATTTGTATTCCGGTCATACTCGATCTAGCTGCACGAAAAGTCATATGGTCTGATTTGGCGCTCAGGAACCACCCAGAATACCACAATAATGTAGAAGGAAATCAACAGGGAATGGTGTTAATGGGAAAAGCAATGACGACAATTGCTAAACCGACCTTATACGAGCTGTTCCATCTCCATGCGTTAGCCAGAGGAGTTATGGTTGACAATCGTGAAGAGGCAGACACTGTATTTTCAGTAACGGAAGGCATTACACCATATGCGTATGAAACGATAATTGCTGAATATTTATAA
- the hflX gene encoding GTPase HflX: protein MRNTTHDTNSNIPDRAVLVTLITDDVKRSGVDPQNSLDELVQLAETAGVEVVSTLTQSKETRDPKWFIGKGKVQELKAIIDELGATTAIFDQDLSGAQVRNLEEALDVKIIDRTQLILDIFAQRAKTREGIIQVELAQLSYLLPRLSGHGKNLSRLGGGIGTRGPGETKLETDRRHIRDRISDLKRQLEEVVRHRVLHRERRKKSGVYQVALVGYTNAGKSTLLRQLTAADVYVENQLFATLDLTSRTWELPNGKEVVLTDTVGFIQNLPHDLVAAFRATLEEVNEADLVLHVVDASSPMREDQMRVVSKILQDLGAGAKAQITLYNKKDACTDEQRQLLPQNEEHLLISALDEADLGRVRLVVQEQLVGQTESYRIPADRGDLIALIYRMGEVLQQDVEDNDLILQVRLNKAEAEQHGYRLAEYKV, encoded by the coding sequence ATGCGAAATACAACTCATGATACAAATTCAAATATCCCTGATCGCGCGGTGCTAGTCACTTTAATAACGGATGATGTTAAACGCAGCGGCGTTGATCCGCAAAATTCGCTGGACGAACTTGTCCAGTTGGCAGAGACAGCAGGTGTAGAAGTCGTATCTACGTTGACGCAGTCTAAGGAAACACGTGATCCAAAGTGGTTTATCGGAAAAGGAAAAGTGCAGGAGCTGAAAGCCATCATTGATGAGCTGGGCGCGACAACAGCTATCTTTGACCAAGATTTATCAGGTGCGCAAGTGCGCAACTTGGAAGAAGCGCTCGACGTCAAAATAATTGACCGTACACAGCTTATTTTGGACATTTTTGCGCAGCGTGCGAAGACACGTGAAGGTATTATTCAAGTTGAGCTGGCACAGTTGTCCTATTTGCTGCCGCGCTTGTCTGGCCACGGCAAAAATTTATCCCGTCTAGGCGGTGGAATCGGAACACGTGGTCCAGGTGAGACCAAGCTAGAAACGGATCGCCGCCATATTCGTGATCGCATTTCCGATTTGAAGCGCCAGCTTGAGGAAGTGGTCCGCCATCGTGTGCTGCACCGTGAACGTAGAAAGAAAAGTGGCGTGTATCAAGTTGCACTCGTTGGTTATACGAATGCAGGCAAGTCCACGTTGCTGCGTCAATTGACGGCGGCTGACGTGTATGTAGAGAACCAATTGTTTGCGACGCTAGATCTGACATCGCGCACGTGGGAACTCCCGAACGGCAAAGAGGTTGTCTTAACCGATACAGTAGGTTTTATTCAGAACTTGCCGCATGACCTTGTTGCTGCATTCCGGGCAACACTTGAGGAAGTTAATGAAGCGGATCTTGTGTTGCATGTTGTAGATGCTTCATCACCGATGCGTGAGGATCAAATGCGAGTTGTTAGTAAAATTTTGCAAGATCTAGGCGCTGGTGCGAAAGCACAAATTACGCTTTACAACAAAAAAGATGCTTGCACGGACGAGCAACGTCAACTTCTGCCACAAAACGAAGAGCATCTGCTGATCAGTGCGCTTGATGAAGCAGATCTGGGCAGAGTCCGCTTAGTTGTACAAGAACAGCTTGTTGGGCAGACGGAATCGTACCGGATTCCAGCAGATCGTGGGGACTTAATCGCACTCATTTATCGGATGGGCGAGGTGCTTCAACAGGACGTTGAAGATAACGATTTGATTTTGCAAGTTCGCTTGAATAAAGCAGAGGCGGAGCAACACGGTTACCGCTTAGCAGAATATAAAGTGTAA
- a CDS encoding methionine gamma-lyase family protein — translation MLQFSEKLLNLEAVVEQKIVGQVRHIEQIAERNQWKVVSAFQAHKVSDYHFAGSTGYGYNDRGREVLDEVYAAIFGAEAGLVRPHFVSGTHTIGTALFGVLRPGDELLYITGTPYDTLHKVIGQVDDGTGSLRDWGVHYNEVELTMDGSINWNEVEAQISEQTKVIGIQRSRGYGWRASFTVEQIGEMVARVKAIKPDLIVFVDNCYGEFTELMEPTEVGVDIMAGSLIKNPGGGLAATGGYIVGKKAYVDAAAYRLTAPGIGGEVGAMLGMTRSMYQGLFMAPSIVGQAVRGSVFAAALFEELGFNTSPHWQAPRTDLIQAIRFSSAEHLIAFVQGIQRASAVDAHVVPEPWDMPGYEHPVIMAAGTFIQGGSLELSADAPIREPFTAYMQGGLTYAHAKLGALMALQTMLDRELLEL, via the coding sequence ATGTTGCAATTTTCAGAAAAGTTATTGAATTTAGAAGCGGTAGTCGAGCAAAAAATTGTTGGACAAGTCCGTCATATCGAGCAAATTGCTGAGCGCAATCAATGGAAAGTCGTAAGCGCGTTTCAAGCGCACAAAGTAAGTGATTATCATTTTGCTGGTTCTACCGGCTATGGCTATAACGATCGTGGACGTGAAGTGCTGGATGAAGTGTACGCCGCAATATTTGGTGCAGAAGCTGGACTTGTGCGTCCGCATTTCGTTTCTGGAACACACACGATCGGTACAGCCTTGTTTGGCGTGTTGCGCCCAGGTGATGAACTGCTTTACATTACGGGAACTCCTTACGACACCCTGCATAAAGTGATCGGTCAGGTGGATGATGGTACAGGTTCATTACGTGACTGGGGTGTTCATTACAATGAGGTAGAGCTAACTATGGATGGTTCTATTAATTGGAATGAAGTAGAGGCGCAAATATCGGAGCAGACAAAAGTAATCGGCATTCAGCGTTCGCGCGGCTATGGATGGCGTGCTTCCTTTACAGTCGAGCAAATTGGTGAGATGGTTGCACGCGTAAAGGCGATCAAGCCTGATTTGATTGTGTTTGTTGATAATTGCTATGGCGAGTTTACGGAGCTTATGGAACCGACAGAAGTCGGCGTAGATATCATGGCTGGCTCGCTCATTAAAAATCCTGGTGGTGGCTTGGCTGCTACAGGAGGCTACATTGTTGGTAAAAAAGCTTACGTGGATGCAGCAGCTTATCGGTTGACGGCGCCTGGTATCGGTGGTGAAGTCGGTGCGATGTTAGGTATGACTCGCTCGATGTACCAAGGATTGTTTATGGCACCAAGCATTGTAGGTCAAGCTGTGCGAGGCAGCGTATTTGCGGCAGCGCTGTTTGAGGAACTGGGCTTTAACACGTCTCCACATTGGCAGGCGCCGCGTACTGATTTGATTCAAGCGATCCGGTTTAGTTCTGCTGAGCATCTCATTGCATTCGTACAAGGCATTCAGCGTGCGTCTGCTGTCGATGCACACGTTGTTCCGGAGCCGTGGGATATGCCAGGGTATGAACACCCTGTCATTATGGCGGCAGGTACGTTTATTCAAGGGGGCAGCTTGGAGTTGTCCGCTGATGCACCTATTCGGGAACCGTTTACGGCGTATATGCAAGGTGGTCTAACTTATGCGCATGCGAAGTTGGGGGCATTGATGGCGCTGCAGACGATGCTGGATAGAGAGCTTTTGGAATTGTAA